In Gemmatimonadota bacterium, the genomic stretch AAAGAGGGCCATGTCGGGGCTCGGTGCGTCCAGCACGCGGACGTTGCGCGTGGGACCGCTCGTGAATGGGACCTTCCGCGCCTGCACCTCCACCGACCAGGGGTCGCCGAGGTAGATGTACTCGCTCACCCCCCGCAGCTCGAAGGACGCCTGCATCTGGCCCGCGGGCACGACCACCACACCCGGTGCCTCGAGCGACTGGGGCCGCTCGCTCACGATCTCGATCTCCACGGGCTCCGACGAAAGGGTGGTCAGCCGGACCCGACCGGGCAGGGTGCCGCCCACGTAGACGTCGTTCGCGTCCACCTCGAGCGTCGCCACCTGGACGGACGCATCGGAGGCAGGCGGAAGCGAGGCCGGTGTCCCCGGATACCGGCTGGCCACCAGCGCCTTGGCCGGCACGCGGATGGGTTGGCGGAGGCGAGGGCCCCGCAATTCGATGTCGATCCCTTCCAGGGGATTGAGCGCCTCTTCTGCGGTGATCGACAGTGTGACGGTACTGCTGGTGGCGCGGACGGTGGACCGGATGCCGCGCACCTCGCGCCCGTTCTTCAGGAACTTCACCTCCGTGACCTCCGCCAGCCCGGCCCCATCGACGCGGAACGTGAGGTCGCGCGCGCCGGGCGTGATCTCGAGGGTCTGCTTGGAGACGGAGCGGATCGTTTGCGCGGCCGCGTTGCCGGCCAGGAAAGGCAGCAGGACGACGAGGAGCAGCGCAAACAAGCGTGGACGAGGCATGGGTGACTCCCGTGGGTCCGGGTGAGGGCTTCGATCTCTCCCTAGCCGGTCTGGAGGTCCCCGGGGATCATCGGGTGCGGGGCGGAACCCCTCGCGACGAAGATACGTATGATTGCCCATCGATACGTATCTCCAGGAGGAGCAGCCGGTGAAGCGCAAGGTCACCATCACGCTCGAGGAGCACCTGATCCCGCGGGCCAAGCGATATGCCGCGAGCCAGGGCGTGTCCCTCTCCTCGCTGATCGAGGAAGCGCTGGACCGCATGACGTCACGGCCGACGACCGGGGTGGTGGAGCGCTGGAGGGGTCGCTTCGAGTTGGCGGATCGGGACGACGACCGCTACCGCGCGCTCGCTGCGAAGTACCGGTGATGCTGCTCGACACCGACGTCCTGCTGG encodes the following:
- a CDS encoding DUF6364 family protein — encoded protein: MPIDTYLQEEQPVKRKVTITLEEHLIPRAKRYAASQGVSLSSLIEEALDRMTSRPTTGVVERWRGRFELADRDDDRYRALAAKYR